In one Desulfoferula mesophila genomic region, the following are encoded:
- a CDS encoding alpha/beta hydrolase: protein MSQRRVAIAVDRQVSLEARLDLPAQAGGAALILHPHPLFGGSMDNNVVQALAGACAEAGWASLRINFRGVGRSTGHHDQGLGEQDDVLAAAAWLAGEVPGPLVLMGYSFGSLMGAKAAARVAGLAGGLWVSPPYTLGDLPPWPVNSGPLLVITGDNDEYGNLPRLQAYIQAMGALGTLNLHQGGDHFWWEGLSALKRQAVDFLAALNG from the coding sequence GTGAGCCAAAGGCGCGTTGCCATCGCAGTGGACCGGCAGGTGAGCCTGGAAGCCAGGCTGGACCTGCCGGCCCAGGCCGGGGGGGCGGCCCTGATCCTGCACCCCCACCCCCTGTTTGGCGGCTCCATGGACAACAACGTGGTCCAGGCCCTGGCCGGGGCCTGCGCCGAGGCGGGCTGGGCCTCGCTTCGCATCAATTTCCGGGGGGTTGGCCGCAGCACCGGCCATCACGACCAGGGGCTGGGCGAGCAGGACGACGTGCTCGCCGCCGCCGCCTGGCTGGCCGGGGAGGTTCCCGGCCCCCTGGTGCTCATGGGGTATTCCTTCGGCTCGTTGATGGGGGCCAAGGCGGCGGCGCGGGTTGCCGGGCTGGCCGGCGGCCTGTGGGTTTCCCCGCCCTACACCCTGGGCGATCTGCCCCCTTGGCCCGTGAACAGCGGCCCCTTGCTGGTCATCACCGGCGACAACGACGAGTATGGGAATCTGCCCCGCTTGCAGGCCTATATTCAGGCCATGGGTGCACTGGGGACCCTAAACCTGCATCAGGGCGGCGATCACTTCTGGTGGGAAGGCCTCAGTGCACTAAAACGGCAAGCCGTGGATTTTCTGGCCGCACTGAACGGTTAA
- a CDS encoding two-component system sensor histidine kinase NtrB, translated as MVRTPADDNTCRAELHEAAQELEKFRQIVETAELGVVTINENHEVVYMNAAAEAMFGYGRQEIMGGDLSPLIPSEHRERHRNYVERYVRTRRGKLIGHTAELEAERRDGSRFPIHISFSTAEVAGGLLMTAILRDLSKEAGLEREVRQSQRLAILGEMVATVSHEIRSPLALIGGFARQLERDPDLGEKSLNKLNIITHEVERLEKILNELGDFSRPHKYNWMETDVSQVVEHVAELMEPEINRAGAQLVVSRNGSLPPVMADTDRLSQVLINLINNALQASGEHPKVEVSVEPESEGVLLEVRDQGPGLKPETIREIFTPFFTTKAGGTGLGLPVARRIVEEHGGRIELANRESGGAVARVRLPTAPAIQQKLPLDGV; from the coding sequence ATGGTTCGCACCCCGGCCGACGACAACACCTGCAGAGCCGAGCTCCACGAGGCCGCCCAGGAGCTGGAAAAGTTCCGCCAGATCGTGGAAACCGCCGAGCTGGGCGTGGTCACCATCAATGAAAACCACGAGGTGGTGTACATGAACGCCGCGGCCGAGGCCATGTTCGGCTACGGCCGCCAGGAGATCATGGGGGGAGACCTCTCGCCCCTGATCCCCTCGGAACACCGGGAGCGCCACCGCAACTACGTGGAACGCTACGTGCGCACCCGCCGGGGCAAGCTCATCGGCCACACCGCGGAGCTGGAGGCCGAGCGCCGCGACGGCTCGCGCTTTCCCATCCACATCAGCTTTTCCACCGCCGAGGTGGCCGGCGGGCTGCTCATGACCGCCATCCTGCGCGACCTGAGCAAGGAGGCCGGCCTGGAGCGGGAGGTGCGCCAGAGCCAGCGCCTGGCCATCCTGGGGGAGATGGTGGCCACGGTGAGCCACGAGATACGCTCTCCCCTGGCCCTCATCGGGGGCTTCGCCCGCCAGCTGGAGCGCGATCCCGACCTGGGCGAAAAGTCGCTCAACAAGCTGAACATCATCACCCACGAGGTGGAGCGGCTGGAGAAGATCCTAAACGAGCTGGGAGATTTTTCGCGCCCCCACAAATACAACTGGATGGAGACCGACGTCTCCCAGGTGGTGGAGCACGTGGCCGAGCTCATGGAGCCGGAGATCAACCGGGCCGGGGCCCAGCTGGTGGTCAGCCGCAACGGGAGCCTGCCGCCGGTGATGGCCGACACCGACCGCCTGAGCCAGGTGCTCATAAACCTCATCAACAACGCCCTGCAGGCCAGCGGCGAGCATCCCAAGGTGGAGGTGAGCGTGGAGCCCGAGTCCGAGGGGGTGCTCTTGGAGGTGCGCGACCAGGGTCCGGGCCTGAAGCCCGAGACGATCCGCGAGATCTTCACCCCCTTCTTCACCACCAAGGCGGGGGGCACCGGCCTGGGCCTGCCCGTGGCCCGGCGCATCGTGGAAGAGCACGGCGGCCGCATAGAGCTGGCCAACCGCGAAAGCGGCGGGGCCGTGGCCCGGGTGCGCCTGCCCACCGCCCCGGCGATCCAGCAAAAACTGCCCCTGGACGGCGTCTAG
- a CDS encoding succinate CoA transferase has translation MPEHRIRYAPLRDKITSAAEAASHIKDGTSLFISGFTAGYPKLIPAELVKRAEAGEKMKINIYAGASTGDAVDGVLARAGLVKWRRPYMSDRGMRAAINREEILFKDDHLSSLSAAVRAGEWGPVDVAVVEVAAVTEKGQLIPTLSVGNTPSYVKMAEKVILEVAAADPPELEGIHDIYIPEDPPWRMPIPIYRAGDRVGKPFIEIDPDKVVAVVYSQEPDASAYFSDPDEVSLLIAEQLLDFVQHETKKGRLPEGLPWQSGVGDVANAVLAGFQEDHFFQDLSIYSEVLQDTVLDLIDMDKVRAASGSALTLSLHARERFFKELERYKDKIVLRPVEISNSPEVIARLGVLAVNTALEIDIYGQVNSTHVMGSQLMNGIGGSGDFERNGSISFMVTPSIAKGGAISCIVPMVSHVDHSEHSVGVIITEQGLVDTRSLTPRQVAEALINKCAHPIYRDQLMDYYQRAVREVGGHEPHLLGEAFSFHQRFMQTGDMRVGGGGE, from the coding sequence ATGCCTGAACATCGAATACGCTATGCACCCCTGCGGGACAAGATTACCAGTGCCGCCGAGGCGGCCAGCCACATCAAAGACGGTACCAGCCTGTTCATCAGCGGGTTCACCGCCGGTTACCCCAAACTCATTCCCGCCGAGTTGGTCAAAAGGGCCGAGGCCGGCGAAAAGATGAAGATCAATATCTACGCCGGAGCCTCCACCGGTGACGCGGTGGACGGCGTATTGGCCCGGGCCGGCCTGGTCAAGTGGCGGCGCCCCTACATGAGCGACCGGGGCATGCGCGCGGCCATCAACCGTGAAGAAATCTTGTTCAAGGACGACCACCTGTCCAGCCTGTCGGCCGCGGTGCGCGCCGGGGAGTGGGGCCCGGTGGACGTGGCCGTGGTGGAGGTGGCCGCGGTAACCGAAAAAGGACAACTCATCCCCACCTTGAGCGTGGGCAACACCCCCAGCTATGTGAAAATGGCCGAAAAGGTCATCCTGGAGGTGGCCGCCGCCGACCCGCCCGAGCTGGAAGGCATCCACGACATCTACATTCCCGAAGACCCGCCCTGGCGCATGCCCATCCCCATCTACCGGGCGGGCGACCGGGTGGGCAAGCCCTTCATCGAGATCGATCCCGACAAGGTGGTGGCCGTGGTTTACAGCCAGGAGCCGGACGCCAGCGCCTATTTCTCCGACCCCGACGAGGTGTCTTTGCTCATCGCCGAACAGCTCTTGGACTTTGTGCAGCACGAGACCAAAAAGGGCCGTCTGCCCGAGGGCCTGCCCTGGCAGTCCGGCGTGGGCGACGTGGCCAACGCGGTGCTGGCCGGTTTCCAGGAAGACCATTTTTTCCAAGACCTTAGCATCTACTCCGAGGTGTTGCAGGACACGGTCCTGGATCTGATCGACATGGACAAGGTGCGCGCCGCCTCCGGCTCGGCCCTTACCCTGTCCCTGCACGCCCGCGAGCGTTTCTTCAAGGAACTGGAGCGCTACAAGGACAAGATCGTGCTCCGGCCGGTGGAGATATCCAACTCACCGGAGGTCATCGCCCGCCTGGGGGTCTTGGCGGTCAACACCGCCCTGGAGATCGACATCTATGGCCAGGTCAACTCCACCCACGTCATGGGCAGCCAGCTCATGAACGGCATCGGCGGCTCGGGCGACTTCGAGCGCAACGGCTCCATCTCCTTCATGGTTACTCCCTCCATCGCCAAGGGCGGGGCCATCAGCTGCATCGTGCCCATGGTCAGCCACGTGGATCATTCCGAGCACTCGGTGGGGGTCATCATCACCGAGCAGGGCCTGGTGGACACCCGCTCCCTGACCCCCCGCCAGGTGGCCGAGGCTCTCATCAACAAATGCGCCCATCCCATATACCGCGACCAGCTCATGGACTACTATCAGCGGGCGGTGCGTGAGGTGGGCGGCCACGAGCCCCATCTGCTGGGCGAGGCCTTCAGCTTCCACCAGCGCTTCATGCAGACCGGCGACATGCGCGTCGGAGGCGGCGGCGAATAG